The DNA window CGGGCGAGGTAAAACTGTGATGCGGGTCGATGAGCGCGCCAAGCCCAACTGGCTGGAACGCCTTGGCGCCTTGCTGCTGCGGGAGCCGGAAGATCGTGAGCAACTGATCGAGCTCCTGCACTCAGCGTTCGAGCGCGATTTGCTCGACGCCGAAGCGCTGTCGATGATAGAAGGCGTATTGCAGGTTGCGGAATTGCAGGCGCGCGACATCATGGTGCCGCGCGGCCAGATGGGCGTGATCGACGTCAACGACGAGCCCGAGCAATTCATGCCGATGGTCATCGCCACCGCGCACTCGCGTTTTCCGGTCATCGATGACAGCAAGGACAACGTAATCGGCATTCTGCTGGCGAAGGATCTGCTGCGTTTTTACGCCGGCACGGAATTCAAAATCCGCGAACTGCTGCGCCCGGCGGTGTTCATCCCGGAAACCAAGCGGCTTAACATCCTGCTGAAAGATTTCCGCAGCAACCGCAACCACATGGCAATTGTCGTTGACGAGTACGGCGGTGTCGCGGGGCTCCTGACGATCGAGGACGTGCTCGAGGAAATCGTCGGCGAAATCGAAGACGAATACGATTTCGACGAAACCGAAGACAACATCGTGCAGGACAGAAACGGCCTGTTCCGGGTCAAGGCTTTGACGGAAATCGATGATTTCAATAAAGCGCTCGGCACCGGCTACAGCGACGAGGAATACGATACGGTCGGCGGCATGGTGTTGAACCACTTCGGCCGTCTGCCCGAGCGCGGCGAGGAAATCCGTTTCGACAATCTCAAATTCAAGGTGCTGCGCGCCGACAGCCGCCGCGTCCATTCGCTGCTCGTCGAAAAGCTCGCTCCCGAAATCGACGTTTGATCGTCGGCGACGGCGCCATGCGCGGACGGTTGAACGACCGCTCGATCAGGTTTTTCCATCTTTTCCGATGTTCGAATGAAGGATGACGATAACATCGCGCGCGCGCGGCCTCCCGGAATGCGCCGGTCCGCATTGGCGTCGCCGACG is part of the Burkholderiales bacterium genome and encodes:
- a CDS encoding CBS domain-containing protein; translated protein: MRVDERAKPNWLERLGALLLREPEDREQLIELLHSAFERDLLDAEALSMIEGVLQVAELQARDIMVPRGQMGVIDVNDEPEQFMPMVIATAHSRFPVIDDSKDNVIGILLAKDLLRFYAGTEFKIRELLRPAVFIPETKRLNILLKDFRSNRNHMAIVVDEYGGVAGLLTIEDVLEEIVGEIEDEYDFDETEDNIVQDRNGLFRVKALTEIDDFNKALGTGYSDEEYDTVGGMVLNHFGRLPERGEEIRFDNLKFKVLRADSRRVHSLLVEKLAPEIDV